Within Streptomyces antibioticus, the genomic segment GGCGGAGTTGGTTCCGGGCCCGGGGGGATGGGGTCCGGGGGGACCGGGGGTTGAGGGGCCGGGGGCTGGGGGATCGGGTCAGGGCCTGGGGTCGGGTCCGGGCCCGGGGGAGGCGTCGGGGGTGGGACCGGGGTGGGGTACGGGTCCGGGGGGACGGGGGGTGGGGTTGTCATCGGGGGCTCCCGGCAGGGTCGCGGTGTCGGCTCTGGACTATTCCCCCGCGTACCCGGCGGCGCTCCGGGCACTCACCCGCTCGGCCCCCCACGGGGACTCCTCAGCCGACGCTCACCGTCGCCCCCCAGGGGCGCGGGGAACTGCGCGCCCAGCCCCCACCGGCCCGTAGCCATGGGATCCAACCGTCACCCCCCCAGGGGCGCGGGGAACTGCGCGCTCAGCCCCCACTGGCCCGCAGCCGCATACGTCGGGTCCGCCGCCCCGGCACCCCTCAGGCGACGCTCACCGCCGCCCCCCAGGGGCGCGGGGAACTGCGCGCTCAGCCCCCACCGGGCCGCAGCCGCAGACGCAGGGTCCGCCGCCCCCGGCACCCCCTCACGCGACGCCCACCGTCACCCCCCAGGGGCGCGGGGAACTGCGCGAACACCCCCACCGGCCCGCACCCGCAGACCCGCCCCCGCCCACCACCCCCTACGCCTCCACCTCCCCCCGATCCCCGCCCCACAGCGTGTGGAAGGAGCCCTCGCGGTCCACACGCCGATACGTGTGCGCGCCGAAGAAGTCCCGTTGGCCCTGGGTCAGCGCCGCAGGCAGTCGTGGGGCGCGCAGCGCGTCGTAGTACGCCAGGGCCGCCGCGAAGCCGGGTGTGGGGACCCCCTTGCGCGTCGCAGACACCAGCACCTCACGCCAGTCGTCCTGCGCCGCCGCGATCTCCTCCGCGAACGTGGCGTCCGACAGCAGGCTCGGCAGGTCGGGCCGGGCGTCGTACGCCGCGCGGATCCGGTCCAGGAACGCCGCGCGGATGATGCAGCCGCCCCGCCAGATCGACGCGACCGCCCCCAGGTCGATGTCCCAGCCGTACTCCTCGCTGCCCGCGGCGATCTCGTGGAAGCCCTGGGTGTACGACACGATCTTCGAGGCGTACAGCGCCTGCTCCACCCGGTCCGCGAAGGCCGCCGCCTCCTCCCTGCCGAGCGGCGTCGGCGTCGGCCCCGCCAGCTCGCGCGAGGCGTCCCGCAGCGCCGCGTGCCCCGACAGCGACCGCGCGAACACCGCCTCCGCGATGCCCGACACCGGAACCCCCAGGTCGAGGGCGATCTGCACGGTCCAGCGCCCGGTGCCCTTCTGCTCCGCCCGGTCCACCACCACGTCCACGAACGGCCGCCCGGTCGCCGCGTCCACATGCGACAGCACCTCGGCCGTGATCTCGATGAGGTACGAGTCCAGCCGCCCGGTGTTCCAGGTGCGGAAGATGTCCGCGATCTCCGCCGGCGTGAACCCGCCGACGTCCCGCAGCAACTGGTACGCCTCGCCGATGAGCTGCATGTCGGCGTACTCGATGCCGTTGTGCACCATCTTCACGAAGTGACCGGCGCCGTCCGGACCGATGTGCGTCACGCAGGGCGCGCCGTCCGCCGCCTTCGCGGAGATCCGCTCCAGCATCGGCCCCAGCGAGTCGTACGACTCGGACGGGCCGCCCGGCATGATGCTCGGCCCGTGCAGCGCGCCCTCCTCACCGCCGGAGATGCCCGCGCCGACGAAGTGGATGCCCTGCTCGCGCAGCTCGCGCTCCCGGCGCCGGGTGTCGGCGAAGTGCGCGTTGCCGCCGTCGATGATCATGTCGCCGGGTTCCAGCAGCGGGGCGAACTCCTGGATCACCGCGTCGGTCGGCTCACCCGCCTTCACCATGACGACCAGGCGCCGGGGCCGCTCCAGGGCCTCCACGAACTCCTTCGCGGTCTCGGCGGGGACGAA encodes:
- the gndA gene encoding NADP-dependent phosphogluconate dehydrogenase; this encodes MTTSTSAQIGVTGLAVMGRNLARNFARNGYTVALHNRTAARTHALVEEFGEEGIFVPAETAKEFVEALERPRRLVVMVKAGEPTDAVIQEFAPLLEPGDMIIDGGNAHFADTRRRERELREQGIHFVGAGISGGEEGALHGPSIMPGGPSESYDSLGPMLERISAKAADGAPCVTHIGPDGAGHFVKMVHNGIEYADMQLIGEAYQLLRDVGGFTPAEIADIFRTWNTGRLDSYLIEITAEVLSHVDAATGRPFVDVVVDRAEQKGTGRWTVQIALDLGVPVSGIAEAVFARSLSGHAALRDASRELAGPTPTPLGREEAAAFADRVEQALYASKIVSYTQGFHEIAAGSEEYGWDIDLGAVASIWRGGCIIRAAFLDRIRAAYDARPDLPSLLSDATFAEEIAAAQDDWREVLVSATRKGVPTPGFAAALAYYDALRAPRLPAALTQGQRDFFGAHTYRRVDREGSFHTLWGGDRGEVEA